A genomic stretch from Arachis stenosperma cultivar V10309 chromosome 3, arast.V10309.gnm1.PFL2, whole genome shotgun sequence includes:
- the LOC130968738 gene encoding uncharacterized protein LOC130968738 — protein MPLTLILAYPSPHSPFMLCSLKPPSSLSLLRSLYAEHPHPHSSLRNASHTHPQSTVGRGRRIAPARRSSPPPSRWAVVLHAVPLPLHTEGREIENRAAIGGEETDGKGLARSVHAVPPPALGSDAACHRRELPCRCHRSCLCRRRWRRERKNAVEKENVSCEPRAEEKLHPRCRWRSSVRCRRGLPRVGRRRRRLTPLSPSELAAADYGKPKPSPAKGFRPPQVLLPEKGTASP, from the coding sequence ATGCCCCTTACCCTAATTTTGGCATACCCTTCCCCCCATTCCCCCTTCATGCTGTGCAGCCTCAAACCCCCTTCTTCACTGTCCTTGCTGCGCAGCCTTTATGCTGAACACCCACACCCACACTCTTCTTTGAGAAACGCATCACACACACACCCACAAAGCACAGTTGGCCGAGGGAGGAGAATCGCACCGGCGCGTCGGTCTTCACCACCGCCGTCGCGCTGGGCCGTTGTACTCCACGCTGTGCCGTTGCCGCTGCACACCGAGGGAAGAGAGATCGAGAACAGAGCTGCAATTGGAGGGGAAGAGACTGACGGGAAGGGCCTCGCGAGGAGCGTTCACGCCGTGCCGCCGCCAGCGCTGGGGTCTGACGCCGCCTGTCACCGTCGGGAGCTTCCTTGCCGTTGCCACAGAAGTTGCCTTTGCCGGCGCCGTTGGAGGCGCGAACGGAAGAACGCCGTTGAGAAGGAAAATGTGAGCTGCGAGCCACGGGCTGAGGAGAAGCTCCACCCTCGTTGTCGCTGGAGGAGTTCTGTGCGTTGCCGTCGAGGGTTACCGCGGGTGGGGAGAAGACGCCGCCGCCTCACGCCGCTGTCACCATCTGAGCTCGCTGCTGCTGATTATGGTAAGCCCAAACCGTCGCCGGCAAAGGGATTCAGGCCACCACAGGTGTTGCTGCCGGAAAAGGGAACTGCATCTCCATAA